From the Lolium rigidum isolate FL_2022 chromosome 2, APGP_CSIRO_Lrig_0.1, whole genome shotgun sequence genome, one window contains:
- the LOC124692270 gene encoding uncharacterized protein LOC124692270 isoform X8, which produces MGHDHIAHIKLMADDSLGDNPQPQDRKSCQEPGCNEIVNGRGAYCISHTGAYSSQQHSYVQSAHKSSDLYMSPVKGNQCTEPGASTVTCTEQDIRIKYEGGDRDKLKDSSGNTQGDTGVAIIHGTDVLCNHENCTKQAQGNALYCKLHSGGSKGCLVRGCMKAAHGGTPLCIGHGGGKRCIVAGCPNAACGQGRSEHCVRHGGGKRCKFEGCAKGAQGNTDFCIRHGGGRRCKSEGCTKSAQGRTDFCIKHGGGSRCKFQGCNTSAKWGTDSCSVHRKRLPGEDNATPEALPLPSGKRRSAKKPKKAVKQSGVSQGTVTSTVSTAGSSTQAKGVHVATMPSNRELSHKIVMAAAMGPTQVLPLSMKPPTQSGRVVSAEDAAKSSATLNL; this is translated from the exons ATGGGGCATGACCATATCGCTCATATAAAG CTCATGGCGGATGATTCACTTGGTG ATAATCCTCAGCCTCAAG ACAGGAAAAGTTGTCAGGAACCTGGTTGCAATGAAATTGTCAACGGAAGGGGAGCGTACTGCATTAGTCACACTGGAGCGTATTCGTCACAACAGCATAGTTACGTCCAGAGTGCACATAAGAGCTCAGATTTATATATGTCCCCTGTTAAAGGTAACCAGTGTACCGAACCTGGTGCCAGTACAGTAACATGCACTGAGCAAGATATACGTATCAAGTATGAAGGGGGTGATCGAGACAAACTTAAGGATAGCTCTGGTAACACCCAGGGCGATACTGGAGTAGCAATCATCCATGGAACTGACGTACTTTGCAATCACGAGAACTGCACAAAGCAGGCCCAGGGTAACGCATTATACTGTAAGTTACACAGTGGTGGTAGTAAGGGTTGCTTGGTACGGGGCTGTATGAAAGCTGCACATGGTGGCACACCTTTATGCATTGGCCATGGAGGAGGGAAGCGGTGCATTGTTGCTGGATGCCCAAATGCAGCATGTGGCCAAGGCCGTAGTGAGCATTGTGTGAGGCATGGTGGTGGCAAGAGATGCAAATTTGAAGGGTGTGCGAAGGGTGCACAAGGGAACACAGACTTCTGCATCAGGCATGGTGGGGGAAGGCGGTGCAAATCTGAAGGATGTACAAAGAGTGCACAAGGACGGACAGATTTCTGTATCAAGCACGGCGGGGGCAGTCGGTGCAAGTTCCAAGGATGCAATACAAGTGCAAAATGGGGGACAGATTCCTGCTCGGTGCACCGGAAGAGGTTGCCTGGCGAGGATAATGCTACCCCTGAAGCTTTGCCACTCCCATCTGGAAAACGTCGTTCGGCCAAGAAACCCAAAAAGGCAGTAAAGCAATCAGGAGTCTCCCAGGGGACTGTCACTTCTACTGTATCTACAGCTGGAAGCAGCACACAAGCAAAGGGTGTTCATGTGGCTACCATGCCTTCAAACCGTGAATTGTCACACAAGATTGTAATGGCAGCGGCCATGGGTCCTACTCAAGTATTACCACTCTCCATGAAACCACCAACACAGTCTGGAAGAGTGGTTTCAGCAGAGGATGCAGCAAAAAGCAGTGCGACGCTGAATCTTTAA